The proteins below are encoded in one region of Rhabdothermincola salaria:
- a CDS encoding PLP-dependent aminotransferase family protein translates to MDLGASEAISAKYSTRARLFAPPLGSAPADGVRINFDQGLPDPSLFPIDELRRCLDATLAEDGDEALRYFGAGGPEEMQYGHLGLRAELARRLAERDERALDPAGVTLVNGSTDGLALVANAFLGPGDGAVIEALTYPHTRRFIAATGATVRTVPVDDDGMVVDALPQVLDELRAEGCTPKLVATIPTFHAPTGTVLPVHRRRALVDMAVEHDVMVLEDNCYYHFGYDTAPPPTLRSFDEQGVVIQSDSFSKYVAPGLRLAWVAGHPAAVEGVVRARQDFSVSALLARAIERFCRSGDFDRHIELLRARYRHKRDVTTAALREHCEPLVAFREPAGGFYFWLRVADDVDWLHARELAAADGVAVRPGDQFVDGDAGPRFVRLSPIQVPDAEIEPGIALLGRALRAARRDHARS, encoded by the coding sequence ATGGACCTGGGGGCGAGCGAGGCGATCTCGGCGAAGTACTCGACGCGGGCGCGCCTCTTCGCTCCTCCGCTCGGGAGCGCACCGGCCGACGGGGTGCGGATCAACTTCGACCAGGGCCTGCCCGACCCGTCGCTGTTCCCGATCGACGAGCTGCGGCGCTGCCTCGACGCCACCCTCGCGGAGGACGGGGACGAGGCGCTGCGCTACTTCGGCGCCGGTGGTCCCGAGGAGATGCAGTACGGGCACCTGGGTCTGCGCGCCGAGCTGGCCCGCCGGTTGGCCGAGCGCGACGAGCGGGCGCTCGACCCCGCAGGCGTCACCTTGGTCAACGGCTCCACCGACGGGTTGGCCCTGGTGGCCAACGCCTTCCTCGGCCCCGGCGACGGCGCGGTGATCGAGGCGCTGACGTACCCGCACACGCGGCGCTTCATCGCCGCCACCGGAGCGACGGTCCGCACCGTGCCGGTCGACGACGACGGCATGGTCGTCGACGCCCTGCCCCAGGTCCTCGACGAGCTCCGGGCCGAGGGGTGCACCCCGAAGCTGGTCGCCACCATCCCGACCTTCCACGCTCCCACCGGCACGGTGCTCCCCGTCCACCGCCGTCGGGCGCTGGTCGACATGGCCGTCGAGCACGACGTGATGGTGCTCGAGGACAACTGCTACTACCACTTCGGCTACGACACGGCCCCACCCCCGACGCTGCGGTCCTTCGACGAGCAGGGTGTCGTGATCCAGTCGGACAGCTTCTCGAAGTACGTGGCCCCCGGGCTCCGCCTGGCCTGGGTGGCCGGCCACCCGGCGGCCGTCGAAGGGGTGGTGCGGGCCCGTCAGGATTTCTCGGTCAGCGCCCTGCTGGCCCGCGCGATCGAGCGCTTCTGCCGCAGCGGCGACTTCGATCGCCACATCGAGCTGCTCCGCGCGCGCTATCGCCACAAGCGCGACGTCACCACCGCCGCCCTCCGGGAGCACTGCGAACCGCTCGTGGCATTCCGCGAGCCGGCGGGTGGCTTCTACTTCTGGCTGCGGGTCGCCGACGACGTCGACTGGCTGCACGCTCGTGAGCTGGCCGCCGCCGACGGCGTGGCGGTCCGCCCCGGGGATCAGTTCGTCGACGGCGACGCTGGCCCCCGCTTCGTGCGGCTCTCGCCGATCCAGGTCCCCGACGCCGAGATCGAGCCCGGCATCGCGCTGCTGGGCCGGGCGCTGCGGGCGGCTCGGCGAGACCACGCCCGGTCGTAG
- a CDS encoding nuclear transport factor 2 family protein: protein MAAGAPLPSDADPLAVAEAFVAAWDAHDLEATLALVTDDCVFESARPASNGARVQGRDELRRVWGPSFGAGGGSMETEATFAAGERVVQQWRFVDGDRVVRGVDLLRVRDGRICEKLGYVKA from the coding sequence ATGGCTGCTGGCGCTCCCCTCCCATCCGATGCCGACCCCCTCGCCGTGGCCGAGGCCTTCGTGGCGGCGTGGGACGCCCACGACCTGGAGGCCACCCTGGCGCTCGTCACCGACGACTGCGTGTTCGAGTCGGCGCGGCCGGCCAGCAACGGGGCCCGGGTCCAGGGTCGCGACGAGCTCCGACGGGTGTGGGGGCCGAGCTTCGGCGCCGGTGGGGGGTCGATGGAGACCGAGGCCACCTTCGCGGCGGGCGAGCGGGTGGTGCAGCAGTGGCGCTTCGTCGACGGCGACCGCGTGGTGCGGGGGGTCGACCTGCTCCGCGTCCGCGACGGGCGCATCTGCGAGAAGCTGGGCTACGTGAAGGCCTGA
- a CDS encoding MarR family winged helix-turn-helix transcriptional regulator, producing the protein MGRTSSDVVGAEQALERLFRLTVSRRMYSRQSAAVGAVVTRAGYAVLRSVDQAGELTMTELARECSMDPAAAGRQVRSLTEDGLVERRSGADDARVTVVRLTPEGRDVYRRIVAVRTAHLDEVLSGWSAEDRTALTTLVDRLVDDLKAVPFRPAPTATRATPATPATPATPATEERP; encoded by the coding sequence ATGGGCCGGACGAGCAGCGATGTGGTCGGGGCCGAGCAGGCCCTCGAGCGGCTCTTCCGCCTCACCGTGAGCCGCCGCATGTACAGCCGCCAGTCCGCGGCCGTGGGCGCGGTCGTCACCCGCGCCGGCTACGCCGTGCTGCGCAGCGTCGACCAGGCGGGCGAGCTCACCATGACCGAGCTGGCCCGCGAGTGCTCCATGGACCCGGCGGCGGCCGGCCGTCAGGTCCGTTCCCTCACCGAGGACGGCCTCGTCGAGCGCCGCTCGGGGGCCGACGACGCCCGGGTGACCGTGGTGCGCCTCACCCCCGAGGGCCGCGACGTCTACCGCCGCATCGTGGCCGTGCGCACCGCCCACCTCGACGAGGTGCTGTCGGGCTGGAGCGCCGAGGACCGCACTGCGCTCACCACCCTCGTCGATCGCCTCGTCGACGACCTCAAGGCGGTGCCGTTCCGGCCCGCCCCCACCGCCACCCGAGCCACGCCAGCCACCCCAGCCACCCCAGCCACCCCAGCCACCGAGGAGCGCCCATGA
- a CDS encoding DegT/DnrJ/EryC1/StrS family aminotransferase, translating to MSRIQSDRRIDYAGSVHDEREIDAVVAVLRGGPTAMRIGRNVKAMEQRVAELFGKRRGVMCNSGSSALYLAVEVLGLEPGDEILTSAVTFSTDIAPMIRAGLVPVFVDVTPDTFQIDVDAIEAMIGPRTKAILAPNLIGNAPDWDRIREIADRHGLKVIEDSCDALGLTLRGTPTGTRADISLTSFALSHIITAAGTGGMVCFDDDDMADKALLLRRWGRRSEVQLFGSTKGVERSFFSTIDDGLEYDNLFIFDEVGWNFEPSELSAAFGLVQLDKLADNLVRRQQNFEITGSYFARYPHLFTMPRLTEGVETGWHMFPALIEPDSGIRRSELQQWMERNGVDTRMVWTGNATRQPAFRDKPHRAPEGGLPNADRVMEWGIILPNNHSMDDDDCHYMGQTLEGFLAEKGLI from the coding sequence ATGAGCCGCATCCAGTCCGACCGCCGCATCGACTACGCCGGGTCGGTGCACGACGAGCGCGAGATCGACGCGGTCGTCGCGGTCCTGCGCGGGGGCCCCACCGCCATGCGCATCGGCCGCAACGTCAAGGCCATGGAGCAACGCGTCGCCGAGCTGTTCGGCAAGCGCCGGGGGGTCATGTGCAACTCGGGGAGCTCGGCGCTCTACCTCGCCGTCGAGGTCCTCGGTCTCGAACCGGGCGACGAGATCCTCACCTCGGCCGTCACCTTCTCCACCGACATCGCGCCCATGATCAGGGCCGGCCTGGTGCCGGTGTTCGTCGACGTCACCCCCGACACCTTCCAGATCGACGTCGACGCCATCGAGGCGATGATCGGGCCGCGCACCAAGGCCATCCTCGCCCCCAACCTCATCGGCAACGCCCCCGACTGGGATCGCATCCGCGAGATCGCCGACCGTCACGGGCTCAAGGTGATCGAGGACTCCTGCGACGCCCTGGGCCTCACCCTCCGGGGCACCCCCACCGGCACCCGGGCCGACATCAGCCTCACCAGCTTCGCCCTCAGCCACATCATCACCGCGGCCGGCACCGGAGGCATGGTCTGCTTCGACGACGACGACATGGCCGACAAGGCGCTGCTGCTGCGGCGTTGGGGCCGGCGCAGCGAGGTCCAGCTGTTCGGGTCCACGAAGGGGGTCGAGCGCAGCTTCTTCAGCACCATCGACGACGGCCTCGAGTACGACAACCTCTTCATCTTCGACGAGGTCGGTTGGAACTTCGAGCCCTCCGAGCTGTCGGCCGCCTTCGGTCTCGTCCAGCTCGACAAGCTCGCCGACAACCTGGTCCGTCGCCAGCAGAACTTCGAGATCACCGGGTCGTACTTCGCGCGGTACCCGCACCTGTTCACCATGCCTCGCCTCACCGAGGGCGTGGAGACGGGCTGGCACATGTTCCCGGCGCTGATCGAGCCCGACTCCGGCATCCGCCGCAGCGAGCTGCAGCAGTGGATGGAGCGCAACGGGGTGGACACCCGCATGGTCTGGACGGGCAACGCCACCCGCCAGCCTGCGTTCCGGGACAAGCCGCACCGGGCCCCCGAAGGGGGCCTGCCCAACGCCGATCGGGTCATGGAGTGGGGGATCATCCTGCCCAACAACCACTCCATGGACGACGACGACTGCCACTACATGGGCCAGACCCTCGAGGGCTTCCTGGCCGAGAAGGGACTCATCTGA
- a CDS encoding SDR family NAD(P)-dependent oxidoreductase has protein sequence MAGRFAGRRAVVTGSSRGIGAGIAERLAAEGADLVLTARTLDKHDHLPGSLNDTRARLEKYGTAVSVVVADLTDPQDRLRVIPEAVEALGGPVEILVNNAAASIQAPLAEVSVKRRNIMFEVNVNAPVDLSLAVVPDMVAAGEGWIVNLSSGSAQLWPGPGHELSDSAERIIAYGASKAALNRVSNGMAATLHGTGVRVNTVEPRAAVLSEGAAQLVGDILTPDQIESMEEMVEGTVALCDCPADVTGRITVSLDLIEEWGLTVHGLDGNALS, from the coding sequence ATGGCTGGACGATTCGCAGGACGGCGCGCCGTGGTCACCGGCTCGAGCCGGGGCATCGGCGCCGGCATCGCCGAGCGCCTGGCCGCCGAAGGAGCGGACCTGGTGCTCACCGCCCGCACGCTCGACAAGCACGACCACCTGCCCGGCAGCCTCAACGACACGCGCGCTCGCCTCGAGAAGTACGGCACCGCGGTCTCGGTGGTCGTCGCCGACCTCACCGACCCCCAGGACCGCCTCCGGGTGATCCCCGAGGCGGTCGAGGCCCTGGGCGGCCCGGTCGAGATCCTCGTCAACAACGCGGCGGCGTCGATCCAGGCGCCCTTGGCCGAGGTGTCGGTCAAGCGGCGCAACATCATGTTCGAGGTGAACGTCAACGCCCCGGTCGACCTGTCGCTGGCCGTCGTGCCCGACATGGTCGCCGCCGGTGAGGGCTGGATCGTCAACCTGTCGAGCGGCAGCGCCCAGCTGTGGCCCGGTCCCGGCCACGAGCTCAGCGACTCGGCCGAGCGCATCATCGCCTACGGCGCCTCCAAGGCGGCTCTCAACCGGGTGAGCAACGGCATGGCGGCCACGCTCCACGGCACCGGGGTGCGGGTGAACACCGTGGAGCCGCGAGCTGCGGTGCTGAGCGAGGGCGCCGCCCAGCTGGTGGGCGACATCTTGACCCCCGACCAGATCGAGTCGATGGAGGAGATGGTGGAGGGGACCGTGGCCCTGTGCGACTGCCCGGCCGACGTGACCGGCCGGATCACGGTCAGCCTCGACCTGATCGAGGAGTGGGGTCTCACCGTCCACGGCCTCGACGGCAACGCGCTGTCCTGA
- a CDS encoding TIGR03621 family F420-dependent LLM class oxidoreductase — protein sequence MSAVPLPRPKPFRFGVQASAPAGGLTGTPADARAWRDLARRVEDLGYATLTVADHFDDQFAITPAVMAAADATTRLRVGGLVWCNDYRHPVVMAKEAATIDVLCEGRFELGLGAGWMTTDYEQSGIALDRPGVRIERLAEAVGIIKGLFADGPVSFDGDHYRVHALEGLPKPLQRPGPPLLLGGGGRRMLSLAAREADIVGINIDLRKGVIDADAGPNATTDATTEKLRWIHDAAGDRYDDLELQVRVHVAAVTDDRDAMAELLGPALGISPADALESPHALAGTVEQLVEQIQERRDRFGISYIGIGADAMEGMAPVVARLAGT from the coding sequence ATGAGCGCCGTGCCCCTGCCCCGCCCCAAGCCCTTCCGCTTCGGCGTCCAGGCCAGCGCCCCGGCCGGTGGCCTCACCGGCACCCCGGCCGACGCCCGGGCCTGGCGGGACCTGGCCCGCCGGGTCGAGGACCTGGGCTACGCCACCCTCACCGTGGCCGACCACTTCGACGACCAGTTCGCCATCACCCCGGCCGTGATGGCCGCCGCCGACGCCACCACCCGCCTCCGCGTCGGCGGCCTCGTCTGGTGCAACGACTACCGCCATCCCGTGGTCATGGCCAAGGAGGCAGCCACGATCGACGTGCTGTGCGAGGGGCGCTTCGAGCTGGGCCTCGGCGCCGGCTGGATGACCACCGACTACGAGCAGTCCGGCATCGCCCTCGACCGGCCCGGGGTCCGCATCGAGCGCCTCGCCGAGGCGGTCGGGATCATCAAGGGCCTGTTCGCCGACGGCCCGGTGTCCTTCGACGGCGACCACTACCGGGTCCACGCTCTGGAGGGCCTCCCCAAGCCCCTCCAACGGCCCGGGCCGCCCCTGCTGCTCGGCGGAGGCGGACGCAGGATGCTCTCGTTGGCGGCCCGCGAGGCCGACATCGTGGGCATCAACATCGACCTGCGCAAGGGCGTCATCGATGCCGATGCCGGTCCCAACGCCACCACCGACGCCACCACCGAGAAGCTCCGGTGGATCCACGACGCCGCCGGAGACCGCTACGACGACCTCGAGCTGCAGGTCAGGGTGCACGTCGCGGCTGTCACCGACGACCGCGACGCCATGGCCGAGTTGCTCGGGCCGGCACTCGGCATCTCGCCGGCCGACGCCCTGGAGTCGCCGCACGCCCTGGCCGGCACCGTCGAGCAGCTCGTCGAGCAGATCCAGGAGCGCCGCGACCGCTTCGGGATCTCCTACATCGGGATCGGGGCCGACGCCATGGAGGGCATGGCCCCGGTGGTGGCTCGCCTGGCCGGCACCTGA
- a CDS encoding dienelactone hydrolase family protein, which produces MPDDLSDFTCTPFRHEGTTRDVYRSGTGPAVIVMAEIPGITPAVAAFSRRVRDLGCTVVLPVLFGEPGKDPSGVYMARSLVPACVSKEFAAFATGRTAPVTDWLRALARDAHAACGGPGVGAVGMCFTGGFALGMMAGPEMIAPVLSQPSLPIGFTGSAKSSVHLSDDDLARVRERVDEGVCVLGLRFTNDPVVPAERFERLRRELGDGFVGVEIDSSKDNPWGISTRAHSVLTEHLVDQPGHPTREALDQVLDFFRDRLLASQ; this is translated from the coding sequence ATGCCGGACGACCTCTCCGACTTCACCTGCACGCCGTTCCGTCACGAGGGCACCACCCGAGACGTCTACCGCAGCGGTACCGGCCCGGCCGTGATCGTGATGGCCGAGATCCCCGGCATCACCCCGGCGGTGGCCGCCTTCTCCCGTCGGGTGCGCGACCTGGGCTGCACGGTGGTGCTGCCGGTGCTCTTCGGTGAGCCCGGCAAGGACCCGAGCGGCGTGTACATGGCCCGGTCACTCGTCCCAGCGTGCGTGTCGAAGGAGTTCGCCGCCTTCGCCACCGGCCGCACGGCGCCGGTCACCGACTGGCTGCGCGCGCTCGCCCGCGATGCCCACGCCGCCTGCGGGGGGCCGGGCGTCGGGGCGGTTGGCATGTGCTTCACCGGCGGGTTCGCGCTCGGGATGATGGCCGGGCCCGAGATGATCGCCCCGGTGCTCTCGCAACCTTCGCTCCCCATCGGCTTCACCGGGTCGGCCAAGTCGTCGGTGCACCTCTCCGACGACGACCTGGCCCGGGTTCGCGAGCGGGTCGACGAAGGGGTGTGCGTGCTGGGGTTGCGCTTCACCAACGACCCGGTGGTGCCGGCCGAGCGCTTCGAACGGCTTCGTCGCGAGCTGGGTGACGGCTTCGTCGGGGTCGAGATCGACTCCTCCAAGGACAACCCGTGGGGCATCTCGACGCGGGCCCACTCGGTGCTCACCGAGCACCTCGTCGACCAGCCCGGGCACCCCACCCGCGAGGCGCTGGACCAGGTCCTGGACTTCTTCCGCGACCGCCTCCTGGCGTCGCAGTAG
- the arr gene encoding NAD(+)--rifampin ADP-ribosyltransferase, giving the protein MSIAEAIEASAGTEHVPVTFDSHEHVEGPFFHGTRAEFAVGDELVPGRSSNYHEGRVANHVYFAALLEPAIWGAELAVAFGDGEGRERIYVVEPTGPFEDDPNVTNKRFPGNVTRSYRSPHPVRIVGELERWEGHPPEVLQAMLDNLADLRAKGLDVIED; this is encoded by the coding sequence ATGTCCATCGCCGAAGCGATCGAGGCATCGGCCGGCACCGAGCACGTGCCGGTCACCTTCGACAGCCACGAGCACGTGGAGGGGCCGTTCTTCCACGGCACCAGGGCCGAGTTCGCGGTCGGTGACGAGCTGGTGCCCGGGCGATCGTCCAACTACCACGAGGGCCGCGTGGCCAACCACGTCTACTTCGCAGCGTTGCTCGAGCCGGCCATCTGGGGCGCCGAGCTGGCGGTGGCGTTCGGCGACGGCGAGGGACGCGAGCGCATCTACGTCGTCGAGCCGACGGGCCCGTTCGAGGACGACCCCAACGTCACGAACAAGCGCTTCCCGGGCAACGTCACCCGGTCCTACCGCAGCCCCCACCCGGTGCGGATCGTCGGTGAGCTCGAGCGGTGGGAAGGCCACCCGCCCGAAGTCCTGCAAGCCATGCTCGACAACCTCGCCGACCTCCGAGCCAAGGGCCTCGACGTCATCGAGGACTGA
- a CDS encoding SDR family oxidoreductase, which translates to MILDLFRLDGKVAIVTAAGRGIGARIATAFAEVGADVVIGARTEEQLREVADQVEALGRRAVVVPGDLSTREAMGTLVDTAISELGRIDIVVNNAGGSMPQPFMDTTEKAFDHALRWNVTTAFNLSQLAVPHLLEQGGGSILNITSVAGSFADRGFTAYGTAKGALMKLTRHMAQDLAPKIRVNSVSPGSIATSALDMVLQMPELEQAMIDGTPLGRLGTVDDIAAAAVFLSSEAGSYVTGRDIRVDGGIEGSNLEMGIPDL; encoded by the coding sequence GTGATCCTCGATCTGTTCCGTCTCGATGGCAAGGTCGCGATCGTCACCGCGGCCGGCCGCGGCATCGGCGCCCGCATCGCCACCGCCTTCGCCGAGGTCGGCGCCGACGTGGTGATCGGCGCGCGCACCGAGGAGCAGCTCCGCGAGGTCGCCGACCAGGTCGAGGCCCTCGGCCGCCGGGCGGTGGTCGTTCCGGGCGACCTGAGCACCCGAGAGGCGATGGGCACCCTCGTCGACACCGCCATCAGCGAGCTCGGCCGCATCGACATCGTGGTGAACAACGCCGGCGGCTCCATGCCCCAGCCGTTCATGGACACCACCGAGAAGGCCTTCGACCACGCCCTGCGCTGGAACGTCACCACCGCCTTCAACCTCTCGCAGCTGGCGGTGCCCCACCTGCTCGAGCAGGGCGGCGGCTCCATCCTGAACATCACCTCGGTGGCGGGGTCGTTCGCCGACCGTGGCTTCACCGCCTACGGCACGGCCAAGGGCGCCCTCATGAAGCTCACCCGCCACATGGCCCAAGACCTGGCCCCCAAGATCCGGGTCAACTCGGTGTCGCCCGGATCGATCGCCACCTCGGCGCTCGACATGGTGCTGCAGATGCCCGAGCTCGAACAGGCCATGATCGACGGCACGCCCCTGGGGCGCCTCGGCACGGTCGACGACATCGCCGCCGCTGCCGTCTTCCTCTCCTCGGAGGCCGGCTCCTACGTCACCGGCCGCGACATCCGCGTCGACGGCGGCATCGAGGGCTCCAACCTCGAGATGGGCATCCCCGACCTCTGA
- a CDS encoding UvrD-helicase domain-containing protein — translation MSDDLLSGLNPVQHEAVTHTEGPLLIVAGAGSGKTRVLTHRIAHLIRDLGVSPFEILAITFTNKAADEMKHRVAELVGPVAEKMWVSTFHSACVRILRRDGHLLGFPSSFTIYDQADAVRLAGYVIRDLGLDSKRFPPRSVQAIISAAKNDGVGPVEYAERAKVIFERKIADVFTEYQARLLKAGAMDFDDLLANAVRLLREHPEVLEHYRRRFQHVLVDEYQDTNRVQNDLVLLLTQESGRVCVVGDADQCLPAGTMVRTPTGEVPVEQVRVGDEVLGADGGLEPAVGRVREVVPGRYKGTIVTVHAGGRTLTGTPHHIVPARMTLNPGQWVVYLMHRADRGWRIGQCKSVRSDDRGNAAIGVRVRANQEGADAVWVLQVCDSPAEASYWEARFAADYGLPTACFHGIGRRLSMDEEWLERLYATLDTESRAKQLMSELHLHPEFPHHRPQNGARRATVNLTMFSDRRRSRAGHRVQWSSNREAVADLLRAGGLAVRPGRLPGTARFETSRTDYVEAVELARRVADAGGLAVRRRMLIDGEVYDFTPLAHLRPGMVLLAEGANGWEEVAVDEVVFDHHDGPVYDLEVAATYSYAANGILNKNSIYKFRGADMRNIVDFEDAFPEVTVVLLEQNYRSSQTILDAANAVIANNLGRKPKELWTEAGAGEAIVRYHADDEGDEAQWVAHQLMHLHDGGQHRWGDCAVFYRTNAQSRVVEEYLMRVGIPYKVVGGTRFYDRREVKDAIAYLRAANNPADEVSVKRVLNVPKRGVGDSTVGRLDVYARAHGLTFLDTLREAPAAGVTGRAVKGIEQFLALHEELIGLIPEGPAAVLEAALQRSGYVAELEAEHSIEAEGRIENLAELVGAARDFGSVDEFLEQISLVADTDDLDGDESSVVLMTLHSAKGLEFPVVFLVGLEDGVFPHLRSIGEPDELEEERRLAYVGITRARERLYLSHAWARNIYGGTQYNPPSRFLDEIPEGLVQQIEGNRRASRRPASGSWGGSGSSGSRGFGGGGGGGYGRGRRSEDDEWTGSVIGGRSRHRDDVVEAALKPTAPEPSGADKLGLAVGDDVHHQSFGDGVITAIEGTGDKTVAHVHFAGGVGSKQLLLSWAPLEKR, via the coding sequence ATGTCGGACGACCTGCTCTCCGGGCTGAACCCGGTCCAACACGAGGCGGTGACCCACACCGAGGGCCCGCTGCTCATCGTGGCCGGGGCCGGCTCGGGCAAGACGCGCGTCCTCACCCACCGCATCGCCCATCTCATCCGCGACCTCGGTGTGTCCCCGTTCGAGATCCTGGCCATCACCTTCACCAACAAGGCCGCCGACGAGATGAAGCACCGGGTGGCCGAGCTGGTCGGGCCGGTCGCCGAGAAGATGTGGGTCTCCACATTCCACTCGGCGTGCGTGCGCATCCTGCGGCGCGACGGCCACCTGCTGGGCTTCCCGTCGTCATTCACCATCTACGACCAGGCCGACGCCGTGCGCCTCGCCGGCTACGTCATCCGTGACCTGGGCCTCGACTCGAAGCGCTTCCCTCCCCGGTCGGTGCAGGCGATCATCTCGGCGGCCAAGAACGACGGGGTGGGGCCCGTCGAGTACGCCGAGCGGGCCAAGGTGATCTTCGAGCGCAAGATCGCCGACGTCTTCACCGAGTACCAGGCCCGCCTGCTCAAGGCCGGCGCCATGGACTTCGACGACCTGTTGGCCAACGCGGTGCGCCTGCTGCGCGAGCACCCCGAGGTGCTGGAGCACTACCGGCGCCGCTTCCAGCACGTGCTGGTCGACGAGTACCAGGACACCAACCGGGTGCAGAACGACCTGGTGCTGCTGCTCACCCAGGAGTCCGGTCGGGTCTGCGTGGTGGGCGATGCCGACCAGTGCCTCCCCGCCGGCACCATGGTGCGCACGCCGACCGGCGAGGTCCCCGTAGAGCAGGTGAGGGTCGGCGACGAGGTGCTCGGCGCAGACGGTGGCCTCGAACCCGCTGTCGGGCGGGTGCGTGAGGTCGTGCCGGGCCGCTACAAGGGCACCATCGTGACCGTCCACGCGGGCGGTCGCACCCTCACGGGTACGCCCCACCACATCGTCCCCGCTCGGATGACGCTGAATCCGGGGCAGTGGGTCGTCTACCTCATGCACCGCGCCGACCGCGGCTGGCGTATCGGCCAGTGCAAGAGCGTCCGCTCCGATGATCGCGGCAACGCGGCCATCGGCGTGCGGGTCCGCGCCAACCAGGAAGGTGCCGACGCCGTCTGGGTGCTCCAGGTCTGCGACAGTCCCGCGGAGGCGTCGTACTGGGAGGCTCGCTTCGCCGCCGACTACGGGCTGCCGACGGCATGCTTCCACGGGATCGGGCGGCGGCTCTCCATGGACGAGGAGTGGCTCGAGCGGCTCTACGCCACGCTCGACACCGAGTCCCGAGCAAAGCAGTTGATGAGCGAGCTGCACCTCCATCCGGAGTTCCCTCACCACCGCCCCCAGAACGGCGCCCGGCGGGCCACCGTGAACCTCACCATGTTCTCGGACCGACGTCGCTCGCGTGCCGGTCATCGGGTGCAGTGGTCATCCAACCGGGAGGCGGTCGCCGACCTCCTCCGCGCCGGCGGCCTCGCGGTGCGGCCGGGTCGGCTCCCTGGCACCGCTCGCTTCGAGACCAGCCGCACCGACTATGTGGAGGCGGTCGAGCTTGCCCGCCGCGTCGCCGATGCGGGAGGTCTCGCCGTGCGTCGTCGGATGCTCATCGACGGCGAGGTGTACGACTTCACCCCGCTGGCCCACCTCCGACCCGGCATGGTCCTGCTGGCCGAGGGTGCCAACGGCTGGGAGGAGGTCGCCGTCGACGAGGTGGTCTTCGATCACCACGACGGCCCGGTCTACGACCTCGAAGTGGCTGCGACGTACTCGTACGCAGCCAACGGGATCCTCAACAAGAACTCCATCTACAAGTTCCGCGGGGCGGACATGCGCAACATCGTGGACTTCGAGGATGCCTTCCCCGAGGTCACGGTGGTGCTGCTCGAGCAGAACTACCGGTCGAGCCAGACCATCCTCGACGCCGCCAACGCGGTCATCGCCAACAACCTGGGGCGCAAGCCCAAGGAGCTGTGGACGGAGGCCGGGGCGGGCGAGGCGATCGTGCGCTACCACGCCGACGACGAGGGCGACGAGGCCCAGTGGGTGGCCCACCAGCTCATGCACCTCCACGACGGCGGCCAGCACCGCTGGGGCGACTGTGCGGTCTTCTACCGCACCAACGCCCAGAGCCGGGTCGTCGAGGAGTACCTCATGCGGGTGGGCATCCCCTACAAGGTGGTGGGGGGCACCCGCTTCTACGACCGGCGTGAGGTCAAGGACGCCATCGCCTACCTGCGCGCCGCCAACAACCCGGCCGACGAGGTCAGCGTCAAGCGGGTGCTCAACGTGCCCAAGCGGGGCGTGGGCGACTCCACCGTCGGCCGCCTCGACGTGTATGCCCGGGCCCACGGGCTCACGTTCCTCGACACGCTCCGCGAAGCACCGGCCGCCGGCGTCACCGGGCGCGCCGTGAAGGGCATCGAGCAGTTCCTCGCCCTGCACGAAGAGCTCATCGGGCTCATCCCCGAGGGCCCGGCGGCGGTGCTGGAAGCCGCCCTCCAGCGCTCGGGCTACGTGGCCGAGCTCGAGGCCGAGCACTCCATCGAGGCCGAGGGGCGCATCGAGAACCTGGCCGAGTTGGTGGGCGCGGCGCGCGACTTCGGCTCGGTCGACGAGTTCCTCGAGCAGATCTCGCTGGTGGCCGACACCGACGACCTCGACGGCGACGAGTCGTCGGTCGTGCTCATGACCCTGCACTCGGCCAAGGGCCTCGAGTTCCCCGTGGTGTTCCTGGTCGGCCTCGAGGACGGCGTGTTCCCCCACCTGCGCTCCATCGGCGAGCCCGACGAGCTCGAGGAGGAGCGCCGCCTCGCCTACGTGGGCATCACCCGGGCCCGCGAGCGGCTGTACCTGTCCCACGCCTGGGCCCGCAACATCTACGGCGGCACCCAGTACAACCCGCCCAGCCGCTTCCTCGACGAGATCCCCGAGGGCCTGGTGCAACAGATCGAGGGCAACCGGCGGGCGTCGCGGCGACCGGCCAGCGGCAGCTGGGGGGGCTCCGGTTCGTCGGGCAGCAGGGGCTTCGGCGGCGGCGGGGGCGGCGGATACGGCCGTGGTCGCCGCTCAGAGGACGACGAGTGGACGGGGTCGGTGATCGGCGGCCGCAGCCGTCACCGCGACGACGTGGTCGAGGCCGCCCTCAAGCCGACCGCGCCCGAGCCCAGCGGTGCCGACAAGCTGGGCCTGGCCGTCGGCGACGACGTGCACCACCAGAGCTTCGGCGACGGTGTGATCACCGCCATCGAGGGCACGGGCGACAAGACCGTCGCCCACGTGCACTTCGCCGGCGGCGTCGGGTCCAAGCAGCTCCTGCTGTCGTGGGCGCCGCTCGAGAAGCGCTGA